A window of the Eretmochelys imbricata isolate rEreImb1 chromosome 7, rEreImb1.hap1, whole genome shotgun sequence genome harbors these coding sequences:
- the LOC144267876 gene encoding protein BTG1-like: MKTEISTAAGFITRLLRTPGGIGDEQLRCFSESLQEALRDHYKHHWFPLMPSKGSGYRCIRINHKMDPLIGKAAGMIGLSHQRLFQLLPSELTLWVDPFEVSYRIGEDGSICVLYESPPPGLKTAKALESRNSCKEEWRIGRSSPSKNYNMMTVSS; the protein is encoded by the exons ATGAAGACGGAGATCTCCACTGCCGCGGGCTTCATCACCCGCCTGCTACGCACCCCCGGCGGCATCGGCGACGAGCAGCTGCGCTGCTTCAGCGAGTCACTGCAGGAGGCGCTGCGAG ACCATTATAAACACCACTGGTTTCCCCTGATGCCCTCCAAGGGCTCCGGGTACCGATGCATTAGGATCAACCACAAGATGGACCCCTTGATAGGGAAGGCAGCCGGCATGATCGGACTGAGCCATCAGAGACTCTTCCAGCTCTTACCCAGTGAATTGACTCTTTGGGTTGACCCCTTTGAGGTGTCCTATAGAATAGGAGAAGATGGGTCTATCTGTGTCCTTTATGAAAGCCCCCCACCGGGTCTGAAGACTGCCAAAGCTCTGGAGAGTAGAAACAGCTGTAAAGAGGAATGGAGAATTGGCAGATCAAGCCCTTCCAAGAATTACAACATGATGACAGTTTCTAGTTAA